In a genomic window of Anoxybacter fermentans:
- the flhA gene encoding flagellar biosynthesis protein FlhA: MANISALSPRFINKYSDILFAIAIVTVVIMFIIPLPTFLLDLLLTINISFALTVLLVSIYITEPLQFSVFPSLLLFATLFRLALNVSTTRLILGQGYAGEIILSFGNFVIGGNYVVGFIIFLILVIIQFVVITKGAERVAEVAARFTLDAMPGKQMSIDADLGAGLITEEEARLQRKKIRQEADFYGAMDGASKFVKGDAIAGIIITMINVIGGLIIGVAQQGMSFQEALQTYSLLTVGDGLVSQIPALLISTATGMVVTRAASESNLGQELTGQISSEPRSLAIVAGILLVFSFVSGLPTVPFLVLSLIFGFLAWVLWQSQKEAKEQEGEVAEQIEEIPVPSKVEDMTELLQIDPMEIEVGYNLIPLVLPEQGGDFLDRVAMIRRQCALELGMVIPPIRILDNLQLDPNSYRIKLRGIEIDRYEIKPNYYLAMDAGLATKEIDGIPTKEPAFGLPALWISESLREEAEMNGYTVVDPPSVMATHLTEIIKKHASELLGRQEVKELIDGFKEKYPAVVEELIPDLLTIGQVQKVLQNLLREGIAIRDMVTILETLADYAPHTNDLQILTEYVRQSLSRQISAKFSENNTIHVITLSPKLEELISQSIQQTDQGSYLAIEPKQAQIIFENLNEVIQSVMQKGYQPIILTAPMIRYHFKNLTSRVAPDLIVLSFNELEPTLNIQTVGVVKYQ; encoded by the coding sequence ATGGCTAATATCAGTGCTTTATCACCACGGTTTATAAATAAATATAGTGATATTCTCTTTGCAATAGCAATTGTTACTGTTGTAATTATGTTTATTATTCCATTACCTACATTTTTGCTGGACTTATTGTTAACTATTAATATTTCATTTGCTTTGACCGTTCTTTTAGTTTCAATCTATATCACTGAGCCATTGCAGTTTTCTGTATTTCCTTCCCTGCTTCTTTTTGCTACATTATTTCGACTGGCCCTAAATGTTTCGACTACCCGTTTGATTTTAGGCCAGGGTTATGCAGGGGAGATTATCCTGAGTTTTGGTAACTTTGTTATTGGTGGTAACTATGTTGTAGGTTTTATCATCTTCTTAATTCTGGTTATTATTCAGTTTGTGGTGATTACTAAAGGTGCGGAAAGGGTTGCTGAAGTTGCTGCTCGATTCACCTTAGATGCTATGCCTGGTAAACAGATGAGTATTGATGCTGATCTTGGTGCAGGATTAATTACAGAAGAAGAAGCCAGATTACAACGTAAAAAAATTCGACAGGAAGCTGATTTTTATGGAGCTATGGATGGTGCCAGTAAGTTTGTCAAAGGTGATGCTATTGCAGGTATTATAATTACCATGATTAACGTTATTGGTGGTTTGATTATTGGGGTTGCCCAGCAGGGAATGAGTTTTCAGGAAGCACTACAGACCTACTCCTTATTAACAGTGGGAGATGGTCTTGTCAGTCAGATTCCTGCTTTATTAATCTCCACCGCTACAGGTATGGTGGTTACCCGGGCAGCTTCTGAAAGCAATTTGGGTCAGGAATTAACAGGTCAAATATCCAGTGAACCCCGCTCGCTTGCAATAGTAGCTGGTATTCTTTTGGTCTTCAGTTTTGTCAGTGGGTTGCCTACGGTGCCATTCCTGGTTCTATCTTTGATATTTGGTTTTCTTGCCTGGGTTCTCTGGCAGTCGCAAAAGGAAGCAAAAGAGCAGGAAGGTGAAGTGGCAGAACAGATAGAAGAGATTCCTGTACCCAGTAAAGTTGAAGATATGACAGAACTACTTCAGATAGATCCGATGGAGATAGAGGTAGGTTATAACCTGATTCCCCTGGTCTTACCTGAGCAGGGAGGAGATTTTTTAGATCGGGTAGCTATGATCCGCCGTCAGTGTGCCCTTGAATTGGGCATGGTCATTCCGCCGATTCGAATTCTTGATAATCTACAGTTAGATCCCAATTCCTACAGAATTAAATTAAGAGGAATAGAGATTGACCGTTATGAGATCAAGCCTAATTACTATCTTGCAATGGATGCTGGACTTGCTACCAAAGAGATTGATGGCATTCCAACTAAAGAACCGGCTTTTGGTTTACCGGCACTCTGGATTAGTGAGTCTTTGCGTGAAGAGGCTGAAATGAATGGTTACACAGTGGTGGATCCACCATCTGTAATGGCAACACATCTGACTGAAATAATCAAAAAACATGCCAGTGAACTTTTGGGACGTCAGGAAGTGAAAGAATTGATCGATGGATTTAAGGAAAAATATCCTGCAGTAGTTGAAGAATTGATTCCAGATCTTCTTACCATCGGGCAGGTACAGAAGGTATTGCAAAATCTTTTACGAGAAGGAATTGCGATTCGAGATATGGTGACCATTCTTGAAACATTGGCTGATTATGCTCCTCATACCAATGATTTACAGATTTTAACTGAATATGTTCGGCAGAGTTTATCGAGACAAATATCGGCCAAATTTAGTGAAAATAATACAATTCATGTGATTACACTTTCACCTAAGTTAGAAGAACTGATTAGCCAATCTATTCAACAAACAGATCAAGGTTCTTACCTGGCTATAGAACCCAAACAGGCCCAGATTATTTTTGAGAATTTAAATGAGGTTATTCAGAGTGTAATGCAGAAAGGTTATCAACCGATCATTCTTACTGCCCCGATGATCAGATATCACTTTAAAAACCTGACTTCCCGGGTTGCACCTGATCTTATTGTTTTATCTTTTAATGAATTAGAACCCACTCTAAATATCCAGACTGTAGGGGTGGTGAAGTATCAATGA
- the flhB gene encoding flagellar biosynthesis protein FlhB, which produces MAQEKTEKATPRRRKKARKEGQVAKSKELTDAITLFGGIFLIQFMIEIVFLNLKVMMRGALTFDYRSLVNTENIITLLIHYLVLNLKLVAPFLVGTALLGGVATFLQVGPFFSVEILKPKLNRINPVKGFKNLFSLRSLVELLKALFKIFVISLTAYLILKNEWKILWDCSLMDLEQAVRIIGSLIFKLGLAISIVMIVLGIADFIYQKYEFEKSIRMSKQEIKQEFKEMEGDPLIVSKRKERMRQMAMNRMIQAVPEADVVITNPTHIAVALKYDIETMEAPVVLAMGEGKIAEKIREIAKEHKVEIVENKPLARALYETAEVGKPIPVELYQAVAEVLAFVYRLQKRKI; this is translated from the coding sequence ATGGCTCAGGAAAAAACTGAAAAAGCGACGCCCAGGCGGAGGAAGAAGGCTAGAAAAGAGGGCCAGGTTGCAAAAAGCAAGGAATTGACCGATGCCATTACTTTATTTGGTGGAATATTTTTGATACAATTTATGATAGAGATAGTCTTTTTAAACTTAAAAGTTATGATGAGGGGAGCTTTAACTTTTGATTATAGAAGTCTGGTAAATACAGAAAATATTATCACATTACTCATCCACTATCTGGTGCTTAATTTAAAATTGGTGGCTCCTTTTCTAGTAGGTACAGCTCTTCTTGGGGGAGTAGCGACATTTTTACAGGTAGGTCCCTTCTTTAGCGTGGAGATATTGAAACCTAAGTTGAACAGGATAAATCCAGTAAAAGGGTTTAAAAATCTATTTAGCTTACGTTCATTGGTAGAATTGTTAAAAGCTTTATTTAAAATCTTTGTCATTAGTTTGACAGCATATTTGATTCTGAAAAATGAGTGGAAAATTTTGTGGGATTGTTCTTTAATGGATTTAGAACAGGCAGTTAGAATAATTGGGAGTTTGATTTTTAAATTGGGGTTGGCTATCAGTATTGTGATGATTGTTTTGGGAATAGCTGATTTTATCTATCAGAAGTATGAGTTTGAAAAGAGTATTAGGATGAGCAAGCAGGAAATCAAGCAGGAATTTAAAGAAATGGAAGGAGATCCTTTGATTGTATCCAAACGAAAAGAGCGGATGCGGCAGATGGCGATGAACCGGATGATTCAGGCTGTACCTGAAGCAGATGTGGTTATTACTAACCCAACCCATATTGCTGTTGCTCTCAAATATGATATTGAAACAATGGAAGCTCCAGTAGTTTTAGCGATGGGAGAAGGTAAGATAGCCGAAAAAATCCGTGAGATTGCTAAAGAACATAAGGTTGAGATTGTTGAAAATAAACCTCTTGCTAGAGCTCTTTACGAAACAGCAGAAGTTGGAAAACCAATTCCTGTCGAATTATATCAGGCTGTTGCAGAAGTATTGGCTTTTGTCTATCGTTTGCAGAAAAGAAAAATTTAG
- the fliR gene encoding flagellar biosynthetic protein FliR, which produces MDEAVINTVYSFFLITIRFSGLFLTTPFFSSLMIPIQVKAGLTLLCSLILFPIIFAEELIPFPTSLLKLVFQVGNELLVGLVLGFTVLLTFTAFQLAGQFLDIRMGFALVNIVDPLTGSNAPLIGQFKNILAILILLLINGHHQIIRALVKSFQILPITKPVLSHQLLEYLFRVGGDIFIIAFRLSLPIIATLFVVDILFGFLARTVPQMNVFMLGFPIKILVGFLMLFLSIPLIVNLLIEIIEMMYQHLYKILELMK; this is translated from the coding sequence ATGGATGAAGCGGTAATTAACACAGTTTATTCATTTTTTCTCATTACCATTCGCTTTAGTGGCCTATTTTTAACTACACCATTTTTTTCGAGTTTAATGATCCCGATTCAGGTTAAAGCCGGGTTAACATTATTATGCAGTTTGATCCTTTTTCCTATAATCTTTGCTGAGGAATTGATTCCATTTCCAACTTCACTTTTAAAATTGGTTTTTCAGGTGGGAAATGAACTGCTGGTTGGTTTAGTTTTAGGTTTTACTGTGCTTTTGACTTTTACTGCTTTTCAACTGGCTGGACAGTTTCTTGATATACGAATGGGTTTTGCACTGGTAAATATAGTTGATCCTTTAACGGGCAGTAATGCACCTTTAATTGGTCAGTTTAAAAATATATTGGCAATATTGATTCTACTCTTAATTAATGGGCATCATCAGATTATTCGGGCATTGGTAAAGAGTTTTCAGATTTTACCCATTACAAAACCGGTTTTAAGTCATCAGCTATTGGAATACCTTTTCAGAGTTGGTGGAGATATATTTATCATTGCATTTCGTTTGAGCCTGCCAATCATAGCCACATTGTTTGTTGTTGATATTCTCTTTGGTTTCCTTGCCAGAACAGTTCCGCAGATGAATGTATTTATGCTTGGTTTTCCAATTAAGATTTTGGTTGGATTTTTGATGTTGTTTTTGTCCATTCCCTTAATTGTTAATTTATTGATAGAAATAATTGAGATGATGTATCAGCACCTTTATAAAATTTTAGAGTTAATGAAGTAG
- the fliQ gene encoding flagellar biosynthesis protein FliQ produces the protein MTQEVVIYLGKEAMYTILLIAGPVLGVGLLVGLLVSIFQATTHIQEQTLVFIPKIAAVFATLIILGPWILNVLVDYVTRLFNSIPSLIG, from the coding sequence ATGACCCAGGAAGTGGTTATATATTTAGGTAAAGAAGCCATGTATACCATTCTTTTAATTGCTGGCCCGGTTTTAGGTGTAGGTCTTTTGGTCGGGTTATTGGTGAGTATTTTTCAGGCGACCACGCATATTCAGGAACAAACATTGGTTTTTATACCAAAGATAGCTGCAGTTTTTGCAACATTGATTATTTTAGGACCATGGATTCTTAATGTATTGGTCGATTATGTTACCCGGCTATTTAATAGTATTCCATCACTAATTGGCTAA